In the genome of Sorangium aterium, one region contains:
- a CDS encoding RtcB family protein, whose amino-acid sequence MVGKLHLDAVVRRLDGATARIDNPFGIPITLVAREDVVVEADGIEELLRFASLEGTLRDLRTWEKAGRIAPFWGGTAGEIRSIVLTPDFHKGAGIPVGTVVDARGFVVPQAVGNDVCCGMRLLATDVDRDELAPHIGALKQRLRAIFFQGQRDIPMSPRQRAAMLRDGLSGLHETAADNARTGLWAHYDPRAQRQDLDRVHFHGGLSARGTFAFDAYIQASGRADGRDIQIGTVGGGNHFVEIQTVDELVDGATARSFGLSKNAVTIMAHAGSVGLGHAVGGYFNERARALYPAGVPHPAHGFYVLPAVGPHAHEASVYLDAMRNAANFAFANRLFLGLMVVRAMREVLGREVASTLVYDAPHNLIWEPDGAEPRYLHRKGATPAGGPDGEGGAFSYTGDPVIIPGSMGDSSWVLAGAGHAALLASACHGAGRSLTRGRSAHADEDLYRRAVEKLHVVTPLDPDAPHVRRRRDILAKYHQRMKEEAPYAYKPITPVVRSVEEAGIARRVARLWPLVTVKG is encoded by the coding sequence ATGGTTGGCAAATTGCATCTCGATGCGGTGGTGCGTCGCCTGGATGGCGCGACGGCCCGCATCGACAATCCGTTTGGGATCCCGATCACCCTCGTGGCCAGGGAGGATGTCGTCGTCGAGGCCGACGGCATCGAGGAGCTCCTCCGGTTCGCCTCGCTTGAAGGCACGCTCCGCGATCTTCGGACATGGGAGAAGGCCGGCAGGATCGCCCCGTTCTGGGGCGGCACGGCCGGCGAGATCCGCTCGATCGTGCTCACGCCCGACTTTCACAAGGGCGCGGGCATCCCCGTGGGCACCGTCGTGGATGCCCGCGGGTTCGTGGTGCCGCAGGCCGTCGGCAACGACGTCTGTTGCGGCATGCGCCTGCTCGCGACCGACGTGGATCGGGACGAGCTCGCGCCGCACATCGGCGCCCTGAAGCAGCGGCTCCGCGCGATCTTCTTCCAGGGGCAGCGCGATATCCCCATGTCGCCGCGGCAGCGCGCGGCCATGCTCCGTGACGGCCTGTCCGGGCTGCACGAGACGGCGGCGGACAACGCCCGCACCGGCCTGTGGGCGCATTACGATCCTCGCGCGCAGCGCCAGGATCTCGATCGCGTGCACTTCCACGGCGGGCTCTCCGCGCGCGGGACGTTCGCGTTCGACGCGTACATCCAGGCGTCGGGCCGGGCGGACGGGCGTGACATCCAGATCGGCACGGTCGGCGGCGGCAACCATTTCGTCGAGATACAGACCGTCGACGAGCTGGTCGACGGCGCGACGGCGCGCTCGTTCGGGCTCTCGAAGAACGCCGTCACGATCATGGCCCATGCGGGCTCCGTCGGGCTCGGACACGCGGTCGGCGGCTATTTCAACGAGCGCGCCCGCGCGCTGTACCCCGCGGGGGTGCCCCATCCGGCGCACGGCTTCTATGTGCTGCCGGCGGTGGGCCCCCACGCCCACGAGGCGTCGGTCTACCTCGACGCGATGCGGAACGCCGCGAACTTCGCGTTCGCGAACCGCCTCTTCCTGGGCCTCATGGTGGTGCGCGCGATGCGGGAGGTGCTTGGCCGCGAGGTCGCGAGCACGCTCGTGTACGATGCGCCGCACAACCTCATCTGGGAGCCCGACGGGGCCGAGCCGCGCTACCTGCACCGCAAGGGCGCGACGCCTGCAGGGGGACCGGATGGTGAGGGTGGAGCGTTCTCGTACACGGGTGACCCGGTGATCATCCCCGGGTCGATGGGCGATTCGAGCTGGGTGCTCGCGGGCGCAGGGCACGCGGCGCTGCTCGCGAGCGCGTGCCACGGCGCGGGCCGCAGCCTCACCCGCGGGCGCTCCGCGCACGCGGACGAGGACCTCTACCGGCGCGCGGTCGAGAAGCTGCATGTCGTGACGCCGCTCGACCCCGACGCGCCCCACGTGCGGCGGCGGCGCGACATCCTCGCGAAGTACCACCAGCGGATGAAGGAGGAGGCGCCCTATGCCTACAAACCCATCACGCCGGTCGTGCGCTCCGTCGAGGAGGCAGGGATCGCGCGGCGCGTGGCGCGGTTGTGGCCGCTCGTCACGGTCAAGGGATAG
- a CDS encoding sigma-54-dependent transcriptional regulator has translation MLHDLLPELITSLMGAGCFEDAATTVLKDMLTGVEAALAASSLMGQGRVLRGVVHLRPEGGYQRLFGLEHRSGARVEGTGYLTSGSVWRWLVEHRCSVSIDVQLGVLRPWLADGAPAHVERREGAGLPGSETRERMLGRDATHVHVVPLRAPGGAVEGMIALEVSCKQAIGGELVWRGCYELLASAAAPYLRALPPRPATPARADEFLPVVGPTTASLIDLLRVFARQEETILISGPTGAGKSRLARWCHEQSARRGQRFETLDLLSVPEDLQMAELFGWKRGAFTGAIRDNPGAIARAAQGTLFIDEVDKLSLKAQAGLLHVLEERRYRPLGDEGSERRADVRFLIGTNTDLRAAARAGRFREDLYYRINVLPVRLPPLTERLDEVPLWADYMLSRRHREGGGQGVARIGPEAVKLLLDVPWPGNLRQLDNIVRRAYALALAERGGPGGELVLQRGHVERALAYEGAPDEGALLTQLWRAAHAFVQEAERRAREGAPLSLELVEVFRGLVLGAAVRRTGSREEAFTLFGQQQLIKNRNHHRALRRELDRVRELADKLGYEIDPDLAALLNEEVETPAEGR, from the coding sequence ATGCTCCATGACCTGCTCCCTGAGCTGATCACGAGTCTCATGGGGGCCGGCTGCTTCGAGGACGCCGCGACCACGGTGCTGAAGGACATGCTCACCGGCGTCGAAGCGGCGCTGGCAGCGAGCTCGCTCATGGGGCAGGGGCGCGTGCTCCGCGGGGTCGTGCACCTTCGCCCCGAGGGCGGCTATCAGCGCCTCTTCGGCCTCGAGCACCGGAGCGGAGCGCGCGTCGAGGGCACCGGGTATCTCACGTCGGGCAGCGTCTGGCGCTGGCTCGTCGAGCACCGCTGCTCGGTCTCCATCGACGTCCAGCTCGGCGTGCTGCGCCCCTGGCTGGCGGACGGCGCGCCCGCGCACGTCGAGCGGCGCGAGGGGGCTGGCCTGCCCGGCAGCGAGACGCGCGAGCGGATGCTCGGGCGCGACGCCACGCACGTCCACGTGGTGCCGCTGCGCGCGCCGGGCGGCGCGGTCGAGGGGATGATCGCGCTGGAGGTCAGCTGCAAGCAGGCGATCGGAGGGGAGCTCGTCTGGCGCGGGTGCTACGAGCTCCTCGCGAGCGCTGCGGCGCCCTACCTGCGCGCGCTGCCGCCTCGGCCGGCCACCCCGGCGCGCGCGGACGAGTTCCTGCCGGTCGTCGGCCCCACCACCGCGAGCCTCATCGACCTGCTCCGCGTCTTCGCGCGGCAGGAGGAGACAATCCTCATCAGCGGTCCGACCGGCGCCGGCAAGTCCCGGCTGGCGCGCTGGTGCCACGAGCAGTCGGCGCGCCGCGGGCAGCGGTTCGAGACGCTCGACCTGCTCAGCGTGCCCGAGGACCTGCAGATGGCCGAGCTCTTCGGCTGGAAGCGCGGCGCGTTCACCGGCGCGATCCGCGACAACCCGGGCGCGATCGCGCGCGCCGCGCAGGGGACGCTCTTCATCGACGAGGTGGACAAGCTGTCGCTGAAGGCCCAGGCGGGCCTGCTCCACGTGCTCGAGGAGCGGCGCTACCGGCCGCTCGGCGACGAGGGGAGCGAGCGCCGCGCGGACGTGCGCTTCCTCATCGGCACCAACACCGACCTGCGCGCGGCCGCGCGCGCGGGCCGTTTCCGCGAGGATCTCTACTACCGGATCAACGTGCTGCCCGTGCGGCTCCCGCCCCTGACCGAGCGGCTCGACGAGGTGCCGCTCTGGGCCGACTACATGCTGAGCCGGCGCCACCGCGAAGGGGGCGGCCAGGGCGTCGCGCGCATCGGGCCCGAGGCGGTGAAGCTCTTGCTCGACGTCCCCTGGCCAGGCAACTTGCGGCAGCTCGACAACATCGTGCGCCGCGCCTACGCGCTCGCGCTGGCCGAGCGGGGCGGCCCGGGCGGCGAGCTCGTGCTCCAGCGGGGCCACGTGGAGCGCGCGCTCGCCTACGAGGGCGCGCCGGACGAGGGCGCGCTGCTCACGCAGCTCTGGCGCGCGGCGCACGCCTTCGTGCAGGAGGCGGAGCGGCGCGCGCGCGAAGGCGCGCCGCTGTCGCTCGAGCTCGTCGAGGTGTTCCGAGGGCTCGTGCTGGGCGCGGCGGTGCGGCGGACGGGGAGCCGCGAGGAGGCATTCACCCTGTTCGGCCAGCAGCAGCTCATCAAGAACCGCAATCATCACCGGGCGCTGCGGCGGGAGCTCGACAGGGTCCGGGAGCTCGCCGACAAGCTGGGATACGAGATCGATCCCGATCTCGCCGCGCTGCTCAACGAGGAGGTCGAAACGCCGGCGGAGGGGCGCTGA
- a CDS encoding protein kinase domain-containing protein, which yields MHPSNSLLAGGAAFADRYELLSELGVGGFGAVYKARQLTTGQEVALKIMRLPEQDGAGQIERRIARFIREMRLCAQLHHPNIVQLVDFGQVGEQLLYTVFSFVPGDTLADVLAREGALAPREARHLMLQVLDALACAHARGVIHRDLKPRNIMVLPSGARRNAVVLDFGIGALVGSDAEHMVQLTGTGEALGTVGYAAPEQLRGLDPTPRMDLFSWGLVFLECLTGKPVFTGNSPADILYAQFSPDPVPIPPALAGHWLGGLLRHVTDKNVDARDARASALVPALEACELDDLSREMMVGGGAPLRGSLPGGPRRAHALFEATVVARSSSPPRPAPDGERRQLTAVCCTIGVLADAPQALDVERADELLRAQLARCAEIACRYRGHVAATLGDQLLIYFGYPRAEEDDARRAARAALEIAAEAQAERARLAGRACGSTRGSGFTPASSSPGISATPGSTWARRRARPRASRRSRRQAAWPSLQRPIGCCGAPSRSTARGHGARAGTARPARCSCWDRSEALGRRRTKSAAGRPSSAGSRRWRSCSSAGAGRAQAPGNAP from the coding sequence ATGCATCCAAGCAACTCGTTGCTCGCGGGCGGAGCTGCGTTTGCCGATCGGTACGAGCTGCTGTCGGAGCTCGGGGTGGGCGGCTTCGGCGCGGTGTACAAGGCGCGTCAGCTCACCACGGGGCAGGAGGTGGCGCTCAAGATCATGCGGCTGCCCGAGCAGGACGGAGCAGGCCAGATCGAGCGGCGGATCGCGCGGTTCATCCGGGAGATGCGGCTCTGCGCGCAGCTCCACCACCCCAACATCGTCCAGCTCGTCGACTTCGGGCAGGTCGGGGAGCAGCTGCTCTACACGGTGTTCTCCTTCGTGCCCGGAGACACGCTGGCGGACGTGCTCGCCCGGGAGGGCGCGCTCGCGCCGCGGGAGGCGCGGCACCTGATGCTGCAGGTGCTCGACGCGCTCGCGTGCGCCCACGCGAGAGGCGTCATCCACCGCGATCTCAAGCCGCGCAATATCATGGTGCTCCCCTCGGGCGCGCGCCGCAACGCGGTGGTGCTCGACTTCGGCATCGGCGCGCTCGTCGGCTCCGATGCCGAGCACATGGTCCAGCTGACCGGCACGGGCGAGGCGCTGGGCACGGTGGGTTATGCCGCGCCCGAGCAGCTCCGCGGCCTGGACCCGACGCCTCGCATGGACCTGTTCTCGTGGGGGCTCGTGTTCCTGGAGTGCCTGACCGGAAAGCCCGTGTTCACCGGGAATTCACCGGCCGACATCCTGTACGCGCAGTTCAGCCCGGACCCCGTGCCGATCCCGCCTGCCCTCGCTGGGCACTGGCTGGGCGGGTTGCTCCGCCACGTGACCGACAAGAACGTGGACGCGCGCGACGCGCGCGCCTCGGCGCTCGTCCCCGCGCTCGAAGCCTGCGAGCTCGACGATCTGTCGCGGGAGATGATGGTCGGCGGCGGCGCGCCCCTCCGTGGCAGCCTCCCCGGGGGCCCGCGGCGGGCGCACGCCCTCTTCGAGGCCACCGTCGTGGCCCGCTCCAGCTCTCCGCCCAGGCCCGCGCCCGACGGGGAGCGGCGGCAGCTCACGGCGGTGTGCTGCACGATCGGGGTGCTCGCCGACGCGCCCCAGGCGCTCGACGTGGAGCGGGCCGACGAGCTGCTGCGCGCGCAGCTCGCGCGCTGCGCCGAGATCGCGTGCCGCTACCGGGGGCACGTGGCCGCCACGCTCGGCGATCAGCTGCTGATCTATTTCGGCTACCCGCGAGCCGAGGAGGACGACGCGCGGCGCGCCGCCCGCGCGGCGCTGGAGATCGCGGCCGAGGCGCAGGCCGAGCGCGCGCGGCTCGCCGGCCGGGCGTGCGGCTCGACGCGAGGCTCGGGGTTCACACCGGCGTCCTCGTCGCCCGGGATCTCCGCGACGCCGGGCTCAACGTGGGCGCGACGCCGAGCACGGCCGCGCGCATCGCGGCGCTCGCGCCGCCAGGCGGCGTGGCCGTCTCTGCAGAGGCCCATCGGCTGCTGCGGAGCGCCTTCACGTTCGACGGCGAGGGGCCACGGCGCGCGGGCGGGGACGGCGCGCCCCGCGAGATGTTCCTGCTGGGATCGGAGCGAGGCGCTCGGCCGACGCCGGACGAAGAGCGCCGCGGGGCGCCCCTCCTCGGCAGGGAGCAGGAGATGGCGATCCTGCTCGAGCGCTGGGGCCGGACGCGCGCAGGCGCCGGGCAATGCACCCTGA
- a CDS encoding AAA family ATPase, with protein MAILLERWGRTRAGAGQCTLITGEPGIGKSRLARELRARLANDPHTFLELRCAPDTQNSVLLPVVEMLGRALGLDQQASPEGRIARLEGLLSGHGFTLADAMPLFLPLFSLPMAPPYAPLDVSPQRLKELTLNAVLLLLFGMSEERPLMLVAEDLHWSDTTTLEQLTHLVHEAPSAPVSVFMTARPEFSPPFSTSGVQQVPLARLERAQVAEMVTALLGGKSLPSEVIDQVVTRTDGVPLFVEELTEMLVESGVLIERDEGYELARPLAREEIPSTLRNLLMARLDRLGRAKKTAQLAAALGREFSVEVLSAISPFDAAALQEHLDQLVDVGLLIRRRRMKTSGWAFKHALVRDAAYESLPREMRREVHARIAGVLESSHPQWATDHPELVAHHYTEAELVEQAIPYWSQAGQKALQQSASLEPIRHFERALELLATQPDTPARAARELGLRLSLSVALMGAHGYGAPAVGAAYERARELCDELGDSRQNFPVIWGLSAFNCVRAQLETAVQLSVRALSVAEKERDPALLVPAHLLHGGNHMWRGELQTAQEHLERAMSFYDAAAHGPLTAIYSYDPGTASMAYLAMTLWFLGYPDQAIQKARTAVARTKARGHVHSYVHSLFRALQIAALRGEGGAVLEEIPSLLAITEEKGFPLWHAASIFLRGRALCLEGQPARGVEDIRAGLQRIRDTGERCGYPEFAVGLAEALGELGQVEEALATVDDALDQAVKTQGLLYEAELHRLRGDLGLRADPTAAGADRAEESLLKAVEGARRHHSRSLELRAALSLARLWHRQGRGAAARQLLVEPYSWFTEGFDTSHMRSAKATLDELSGELVSPME; from the coding sequence ATGGCGATCCTGCTCGAGCGCTGGGGCCGGACGCGCGCAGGCGCCGGGCAATGCACCCTGATCACGGGGGAGCCCGGCATCGGCAAGAGCCGCCTTGCGCGCGAGCTGCGCGCCAGGCTGGCGAACGATCCCCACACCTTCCTGGAGCTCCGCTGCGCGCCGGACACGCAGAACAGCGTGCTCCTCCCCGTCGTCGAGATGCTCGGGCGCGCGCTGGGCCTCGATCAGCAGGCCTCGCCCGAGGGGCGGATCGCGCGGCTCGAAGGGCTCCTCTCGGGCCACGGCTTCACGCTGGCAGACGCGATGCCGCTCTTCCTGCCGCTCTTCTCCCTGCCCATGGCGCCTCCCTACGCCCCGCTCGACGTCTCTCCCCAGCGGCTGAAGGAGCTGACCCTGAACGCCGTGCTGCTGCTGCTCTTCGGTATGTCCGAGGAGCGCCCGCTGATGCTGGTGGCAGAGGACTTGCACTGGTCCGATACAACGACCCTCGAGCAGCTCACGCATCTCGTCCACGAGGCCCCTTCAGCCCCGGTGTCAGTGTTCATGACCGCACGACCTGAATTCTCACCCCCGTTCTCGACCTCCGGCGTTCAACAGGTCCCCTTGGCCCGCCTCGAGCGTGCGCAGGTGGCGGAGATGGTCACGGCGCTCCTCGGCGGAAAGTCGCTGCCCTCCGAGGTGATCGATCAGGTCGTGACCCGAACGGACGGGGTGCCGCTGTTCGTGGAGGAGCTGACCGAGATGCTCGTCGAGTCGGGCGTGCTGATCGAGCGGGACGAAGGGTACGAGCTGGCGCGCCCGCTCGCGCGGGAGGAGATCCCGAGCACGCTGCGAAATCTCCTGATGGCGCGTCTGGACCGGCTGGGTCGCGCCAAGAAGACCGCGCAGCTCGCCGCGGCGTTGGGGCGGGAGTTCAGCGTGGAGGTGCTCTCGGCGATAAGCCCGTTCGACGCGGCCGCGCTGCAGGAGCACCTGGACCAGCTGGTCGACGTCGGGCTTCTGATACGCAGGCGCCGGATGAAGACCTCGGGGTGGGCCTTCAAGCATGCCCTCGTCCGGGACGCGGCGTACGAGTCGCTGCCGCGGGAGATGCGGAGGGAGGTCCACGCGCGGATCGCGGGGGTGCTGGAGTCGAGCCATCCCCAGTGGGCGACCGACCATCCGGAGCTGGTCGCTCATCACTACACCGAGGCCGAGCTCGTCGAGCAAGCGATCCCGTACTGGAGCCAAGCAGGGCAGAAGGCCCTCCAGCAATCCGCCAGCCTGGAGCCGATCCGGCATTTCGAGCGCGCTCTCGAGCTGCTCGCGACCCAGCCGGATACGCCGGCCCGCGCCGCCAGGGAGCTCGGACTGCGGCTCTCCTTGTCGGTGGCCCTCATGGGGGCCCATGGTTATGGCGCGCCGGCGGTGGGCGCGGCGTACGAGAGGGCGCGTGAGCTGTGCGACGAGCTCGGCGACTCCAGGCAAAACTTCCCGGTCATCTGGGGGCTCAGCGCGTTCAACTGCGTACGGGCGCAGCTTGAGACCGCCGTCCAGCTCTCGGTGCGCGCCCTGAGCGTCGCCGAGAAGGAGCGTGATCCGGCGCTCCTCGTGCCCGCCCACCTGCTGCACGGAGGCAATCACATGTGGCGGGGCGAGCTCCAGACCGCGCAGGAGCACCTGGAGCGAGCCATGTCGTTCTACGACGCCGCGGCGCACGGCCCCCTGACGGCCATCTACTCCTATGATCCCGGGACGGCGAGCATGGCGTACCTGGCCATGACCCTCTGGTTTCTGGGTTATCCGGATCAGGCGATCCAGAAGGCGCGCACCGCGGTCGCCCGGACCAAAGCGCGGGGGCACGTGCACAGCTATGTACATAGCCTGTTTCGCGCCCTCCAGATCGCCGCGCTGCGCGGCGAAGGCGGCGCGGTGCTCGAGGAGATCCCGTCGCTCCTCGCGATCACCGAGGAGAAAGGGTTTCCTCTGTGGCACGCCGCGAGCATCTTCCTCCGAGGCCGGGCCCTCTGCCTGGAGGGGCAGCCGGCCCGTGGCGTCGAGGACATCCGCGCTGGGCTCCAGAGGATACGGGATACGGGCGAGCGCTGCGGCTACCCCGAGTTCGCGGTAGGGCTCGCCGAGGCCCTCGGGGAGCTCGGCCAGGTCGAAGAAGCGCTGGCGACCGTCGACGACGCCCTCGATCAAGCGGTCAAGACCCAGGGCCTCCTCTACGAAGCCGAGCTTCATCGCCTCCGTGGCGACCTAGGCCTGCGCGCCGACCCGACCGCGGCGGGCGCGGACCGGGCCGAGGAGTCCCTGCTCAAGGCCGTCGAGGGCGCTCGCCGCCATCACTCCAGATCGCTCGAGCTGCGCGCCGCGCTCAGCCTGGCGCGCCTCTGGCATCGTCAGGGGAGAGGCGCGGCCGCTCGACAGCTGTTGGTCGAACCTTACAGCTGGTTCACGGAGGGGTTCGACACCTCGCACATGAGGTCGGCCAAGGCGACGCTCGATGAGCTCTCCGGAGAGCTCGTCTCTCCGATGGAATGA
- a CDS encoding RNA 2'-phosphotransferase, with protein MELEMGRDRLTDTSKKLSWLLRHAAPAQGVAMDDAGWVAVDDVLKALRISRPVLDEVVENNTKNRLEIRGDRIRASQGHSRDGMPVTLAGLEASWEEVHGDASIWHGTSVDAVSGIAREGIRPAARTHVHCTDALGSAVGKRAKVDVMLEISPAKLRARGVRVFRSQNGVILVREVPVECLVGLLPIVARAQREAEALRALIVRG; from the coding sequence ATGGAGCTTGAGATGGGCCGCGATCGCTTGACCGACACGAGCAAGAAGCTCTCCTGGCTGCTCCGCCACGCGGCGCCCGCGCAGGGCGTCGCCATGGACGACGCCGGCTGGGTGGCCGTGGACGACGTCCTCAAGGCGCTCCGGATCTCCCGGCCTGTGCTCGACGAGGTGGTGGAGAACAACACGAAGAACCGCCTCGAGATCCGCGGCGACCGGATTCGCGCCTCGCAAGGGCACTCGCGCGACGGGATGCCTGTGACGCTCGCGGGCCTCGAGGCGTCGTGGGAGGAGGTCCACGGCGACGCGTCGATCTGGCACGGCACGAGCGTGGACGCCGTGAGCGGCATCGCGCGCGAGGGGATCCGGCCGGCGGCGCGCACGCACGTCCACTGCACCGACGCGCTGGGAAGCGCGGTGGGCAAGCGCGCGAAGGTCGACGTGATGCTCGAGATCAGCCCCGCGAAGCTCCGGGCGCGCGGCGTGCGCGTCTTCCGCAGCCAGAACGGGGTGATCCTGGTGCGGGAGGTGCCGGTCGAGTGCCTCGTGGGGCTCTTGCCGATCGTCGCGCGGGCGCAGCGGGAGGCCGAGGCGCTGCGAGCCCTGATCGTCCGGGGGTGA
- a CDS encoding LysR family transcriptional regulator: MLNLDWLGAFVVFTEHLNFTRAARALHVSQPALHAQIGKLGEALGVTLYQRRGQRLELTADGKRVAAFGREVGDRTRSFLDVLRHGESREPVVLCAGEGSYLYLLGEGIRAFTARAAAPLRLLTRDREGTLEAVAAGEAHLGVAPLEGAPDGLAADRLTEVAQVLVVPDGHALARKRQVRLRDLEGARLVVPGPSRPHRALLAQALLSAGVRWEPAVEANGWELMVHFVQLGVGIAVVNACCRLPRGLVARPLPELPRKVFHLVRRRGGELQGAAAELRDALLTNASAWQRNHASGAPGVSGASDVSGAPDAAPTAPARRR, translated from the coding sequence ATGCTCAACCTCGACTGGCTCGGCGCCTTCGTGGTCTTCACCGAGCACCTGAACTTCACGCGCGCGGCGCGGGCGCTCCACGTCTCCCAGCCGGCGCTCCACGCCCAGATCGGCAAGCTGGGCGAGGCGCTCGGCGTCACGCTCTACCAGCGGCGCGGGCAGCGGCTGGAGCTCACGGCCGACGGCAAGCGCGTCGCGGCGTTCGGGCGCGAGGTCGGCGATCGGACGCGCTCGTTCCTCGACGTGCTCCGCCACGGCGAGAGCCGGGAGCCGGTGGTGCTCTGCGCCGGGGAGGGCTCGTACCTCTACCTGCTCGGCGAGGGCATCCGCGCCTTCACCGCGCGCGCCGCGGCCCCGCTCCGGCTGCTCACGCGCGACCGCGAGGGCACGCTCGAGGCCGTCGCGGCGGGCGAGGCGCACCTCGGCGTCGCGCCGCTCGAGGGGGCGCCGGACGGGCTCGCCGCGGATCGCCTCACCGAGGTGGCGCAGGTCCTCGTCGTCCCCGACGGCCACGCGCTCGCCCGGAAGCGCCAGGTCCGGCTGCGCGACCTCGAGGGGGCGCGGCTCGTCGTCCCCGGCCCGTCGCGGCCCCACCGGGCCCTGCTCGCTCAGGCGCTGCTCTCGGCAGGTGTCCGCTGGGAGCCGGCGGTCGAGGCGAACGGCTGGGAGCTGATGGTCCACTTCGTCCAGCTCGGCGTCGGCATCGCGGTGGTGAACGCCTGCTGCCGCCTCCCCCGGGGCCTCGTCGCGCGCCCGCTGCCCGAGCTGCCGCGCAAGGTCTTCCATCTCGTCCGCAGGCGCGGCGGCGAGCTCCAGGGCGCTGCCGCGGAGCTCCGGGACGCGCTGCTCACGAACGCCTCGGCGTGGCAGAGAAACCATGCGTCGGGCGCACCGGGCGTATCGGGCGCTTCGGACGTGTCAGGCGCGCCGGATGCCGCCCCGACGGCGCCCGCGCGCCGGCGCTGA
- a CDS encoding C13 family peptidase, giving the protein MRAAEAEDVTAAHHLLLRVAVIVVATATAATAGARPPRPAPTASLAHPPRPAAAPSPGRPPRPAPPPSPGRPPRPAPAAPQALLPAPAAPQAPPASPASPALPAPASPEPAAWRALVVGGGPRPPMNQVAIEGHIRYFQSLLPATAERRVLFADGRRGTRSVQFLDGEQTRYRAPRLPRIDGATTRPGFDAIWRRFVHARPADPLLLYFAGHGSPDPGHDLDNNGFDLWGGGALSVRDLAARMKELPAGTPVVLVMAQCYSGSFANLLFEGGRPDGELVERDVVGFFAATRDRPASGCTPEIDEADYTDFSSFFFAALSGVDRLGKRVDGADYDRNQLVGMNEAFAYALLHQETGDVPVATSDVFLRRYVNKPDHETMATPYSRVLSWSTPAERAALEGLSDALGLHGEHRLRAAYHREFGPGVGRRDVEDVDSAHRLRFIRLAKSVVLARTLRQSGNRARIERFERLRAAEARNPLVEVRAASQARQVSRRRAAR; this is encoded by the coding sequence ATGCGCGCTGCCGAGGCCGAGGACGTGACCGCCGCGCACCATCTGCTCCTCCGGGTCGCTGTGATCGTCGTTGCCACGGCGACCGCCGCGACCGCGGGCGCGCGCCCGCCACGCCCCGCGCCGACGGCCTCGCTGGCCCACCCGCCGCGTCCCGCGGCAGCCCCCTCGCCAGGGCGCCCGCCACGCCCCGCGCCGCCCCCCTCGCCAGGGCGCCCGCCGCGCCCTGCGCCGGCCGCCCCGCAGGCCCTGTTGCCTGCGCCGGCCGCCCCGCAGGCGCCCCCGGCTTCGCCCGCCTCTCCGGCCTTGCCTGCCCCGGCTTCTCCCGAGCCCGCCGCCTGGCGCGCGCTCGTCGTGGGCGGCGGCCCGAGGCCGCCCATGAACCAGGTGGCCATCGAAGGCCACATCCGGTACTTCCAGTCGTTGCTTCCGGCCACGGCGGAGCGGCGCGTCCTCTTCGCCGACGGGCGCCGCGGCACGCGGAGCGTGCAGTTCCTCGACGGCGAGCAGACGCGCTATCGCGCGCCCAGGCTGCCGCGCATCGACGGGGCGACCACCCGCCCCGGGTTCGACGCGATCTGGCGCAGGTTCGTCCACGCGCGCCCCGCCGACCCGCTGCTGCTCTATTTCGCCGGCCACGGGAGCCCGGATCCAGGGCACGACCTCGACAACAACGGTTTCGACCTCTGGGGCGGCGGAGCGCTGTCCGTGCGCGACCTCGCTGCCCGCATGAAGGAGCTGCCCGCCGGCACCCCCGTCGTCCTCGTCATGGCCCAGTGCTACTCCGGCTCTTTCGCGAACCTCCTCTTCGAGGGCGGCCGACCCGACGGCGAGCTGGTCGAGCGCGACGTCGTCGGGTTCTTCGCGGCGACCCGGGACCGCCCCGCGTCGGGCTGCACACCCGAGATCGACGAGGCGGACTACACCGATTTCAGCAGCTTCTTCTTCGCCGCCCTCTCGGGCGTCGATCGCCTCGGGAAGCGCGTCGACGGCGCCGATTACGACCGGAACCAGCTCGTGGGGATGAACGAGGCGTTCGCGTACGCCCTCCTCCACCAGGAGACGGGCGATGTGCCGGTCGCGACGTCCGATGTGTTCCTGCGTCGCTACGTCAACAAGCCCGATCACGAGACCATGGCGACCCCCTATTCCAGGGTCCTCTCGTGGTCGACCCCGGCGGAGCGGGCCGCCCTCGAGGGGCTCTCGGACGCGCTGGGCCTCCATGGAGAGCACCGGCTCCGGGCCGCCTACCATCGCGAGTTCGGGCCCGGGGTGGGCAGGAGAGACGTCGAGGACGTGGACTCGGCCCACCGCCTGCGGTTCATCCGGCTCGCCAAGAGCGTGGTGCTCGCGCGGACGCTGCGGCAGAGCGGCAACCGCGCGCGGATCGAGCGCTTCGAGCGGCTGCGCGCCGCCGAGGCGCGCAATCCGCTCGTCGAGGTCAGGGCGGCGAGCCAGGCGCGACAGGTCAGCCGGCGGCGCGCAGCCCGGTGA